Proteins from one Verrucomicrobiia bacterium genomic window:
- a CDS encoding DUF1501 domain-containing protein, with amino-acid sequence MNPFEQYSRRRFLARNAMGIGGVALAWMMQQERLLGAPEKVIGNRASFDLKPRQPDFPPQAKAMISLFMHGGPSHMDLLDPKPELTKRSGEDYSGEVTFSFVNRASKKLLGSPWQFKKCGQSGTEVSELLPHFSEIVDDACVIRSMHTDINGHEPSIWSMNTGRAQPGRPALGSWLTYGLGSVSQDLPAYLVLTDPGGLPVDGVRNWSNGWMPPIYQGTVVRPTEPRILNLDPPAELKGSLQDQNLAFLENLNRLHLKKHPGEADLEARIASYELAARMQTAAKEALDFSGESAATKKLYGLDNPVTREYGTRCLLARRLIERGVRFVQLFIAGQIWDNHESIQKNLVSCCQKTDQPSVALVKDLKARGLLDTTIVHWGGEIGRLPVTENHGAADKAGRDHNGQGFSTWLAGGGIKGGTVYGATDEFGHKAVVDKVSPQDYHATLLHLFGLDHQKMIFHSNGQEQKITDNKPCRVVKEILKRA; translated from the coding sequence ATGAACCCATTTGAGCAATACAGCCGCCGTCGTTTTCTGGCCCGGAACGCCATGGGCATCGGTGGGGTCGCGCTGGCGTGGATGATGCAGCAGGAACGTCTGCTCGGCGCGCCGGAAAAGGTCATCGGCAATCGTGCGAGCTTCGACCTGAAACCGCGTCAGCCAGATTTTCCGCCGCAGGCGAAGGCGATGATCTCGCTGTTCATGCATGGAGGGCCAAGTCACATGGACTTGCTCGATCCGAAGCCGGAACTGACGAAGCGCAGCGGTGAAGATTATTCGGGTGAGGTGACGTTCAGCTTCGTGAATCGCGCGAGCAAGAAATTGCTGGGCAGTCCGTGGCAGTTCAAGAAATGCGGGCAAAGCGGCACGGAGGTTTCGGAGTTGCTGCCGCATTTTTCGGAGATCGTGGATGATGCGTGCGTGATCCGGTCCATGCACACGGACATCAATGGGCACGAGCCTTCCATCTGGTCGATGAATACGGGTCGTGCGCAGCCGGGGCGGCCGGCGTTGGGTTCGTGGCTCACGTATGGTTTGGGCTCGGTGAGCCAAGATTTGCCTGCGTATCTGGTGCTGACTGATCCGGGTGGCTTGCCGGTGGATGGCGTGCGCAACTGGTCCAATGGCTGGATGCCACCGATCTATCAAGGCACGGTGGTGCGTCCGACGGAGCCGCGCATCTTGAATTTAGATCCACCAGCGGAGTTGAAGGGTTCGTTGCAGGATCAGAATCTGGCATTCCTCGAGAACCTCAACCGGTTGCATCTGAAGAAGCATCCGGGTGAAGCGGATCTGGAAGCACGTATCGCGAGTTATGAACTGGCGGCGCGGATGCAGACAGCGGCTAAGGAAGCACTCGATTTTTCAGGCGAAAGTGCGGCAACCAAAAAGCTTTATGGCCTGGATAACCCTGTGACGCGGGAGTATGGCACGCGGTGTTTGCTGGCACGGCGATTGATCGAACGTGGCGTGCGTTTTGTGCAGCTCTTCATCGCGGGACAGATCTGGGATAATCACGAGAGCATCCAGAAGAATCTCGTCTCGTGCTGCCAGAAGACGGACCAGCCATCGGTGGCGCTGGTGAAGGATTTGAAGGCGCGTGGGTTGCTCGACACGACCATTGTGCATTGGGGTGGTGAGATCGGGCGTCTGCCGGTGACTGAGAATCACGGTGCGGCAGATAAGGCGGGGCGCGATCACAACGGCCAAGGATTCTCTACGTGGCTGGCGGGCGGTGGCATCAAAGGTGGTACTGTTTACGGAGCCACGGATGAGTTTGGGCACAAGGCGGTCGTGGATAAGGTCAGCCCGCAGGATTATCACGCCACCCTGCTCCATCTTTTCGGATTGGATCATCAGAAGATGATCTTCCACAGCAATGGGCAGGAGCAGAAGATCACTGATAACAAGCCGTGCCGCGTGGTGAAGGAGATTTTGAAGCGGGCGTGA
- a CDS encoding PSD1 and planctomycete cytochrome C domain-containing protein, with protein MSPVLLRRALSVSAASAFLWALAVPDVSAATAQKPAKGALTFEKDVRPILKAQCFECHGEGEKLKGGIDLRLRRTLLQGGESGPGIVLNQPAKSHLVELIRAGEMPPRDKKLTPAEIAIIEQWIASGAKVEREEPASLPVGTMEITDRERAHWSFKPIQQAPVPETKTRDRARTPVDAFLVAAQKERKLSFSPDASKLSLIRRAYLDLTGLPPSPEEVEKFVNDTAPDAYEKLIESLLESKHYGERWGRHWLDIAGYADSDGYTDVDTVRPYAYKYRDYVIRSFNEDKPFSQFLMEQLAGDELAGTPYPNFAPDKLDKLIATGFLRMGADGTATGGIDQDLARNQVITDTIKIVSTSVLGLSVGCAQCHDHRYDPVTQEDYYRMRAIFEPGYDWKQWRNPNQRLVSLYTAEDKAKAAEVEKEAQALVTERDAKQKTYIEEALVKELEKFPEEKRKELRAAIDTPAAKRTEEQKQLLKSNPSVNISPGVLYQYNQKAADEIKAYEPKIAAIRAKKPVEDFIQPMTEVPGKIPVTYLFHRGEHAQPKQAIKPGELGILRPATGYTEIPEKNAALPTTGRRLAYAQWLTSDQHPLVARVFVNRVWLHHFGRGLVNTPADFGFTGEKPSHPELLDWLAAEFRKQNWSVKWLHRTIMTSTAYRQSSARDAKKAVIDPDNRLYWRKPVMRLDAEALRDSVLAASGVLNPKMFGAPVPVKEDAVGQIVVGIDSKAESNTPGKDIAIGDEEYRRSVYIQVRRSRPLAMLNVFDAPVMVVNCERRNSSTVAPQSLMLMNSDFILKQAGLFVDRLKREAGNDPVKQIEQAWRIAFGRSPSAEEKQMASGLLTGQAAEVERRNVEDHPWQYGYGAYDATNRVLKNFTPFTQWTGNAWQGGKKLPDEKIGWAFLNSGGGHPGTAVFSPVRRWVSPVDGTIMVSGGLGHSSAAGDGVRAWVLHSRLGPQGEWIAHNRHTETTVARIEVKRGDVLDFGVDCQRDENSDSFNWAPTIELLNPNKAAREWSAQADFAGPFQPAQAERRALTSLCQALLSANEFLYID; from the coding sequence ATGTCCCCTGTCTTGTTGCGTCGCGCATTGAGCGTCTCGGCTGCCAGCGCCTTTTTATGGGCTTTGGCGGTGCCAGATGTGTCTGCGGCGACTGCGCAGAAGCCGGCAAAGGGCGCGCTGACATTTGAGAAGGACGTGCGGCCTATTCTGAAGGCTCAATGTTTCGAGTGTCATGGTGAGGGGGAGAAACTGAAGGGTGGTATCGATCTGCGTTTGCGTCGCACATTACTGCAAGGTGGTGAATCGGGTCCGGGTATCGTCCTCAATCAACCGGCGAAAAGTCATCTGGTGGAGTTGATCCGTGCGGGTGAGATGCCGCCGCGGGATAAAAAGCTCACCCCGGCCGAGATCGCGATCATCGAGCAATGGATCGCGAGTGGTGCCAAGGTGGAGCGTGAGGAGCCTGCTTCCCTGCCCGTTGGCACGATGGAAATCACCGACCGGGAACGTGCACACTGGTCCTTCAAACCGATTCAACAGGCACCGGTACCTGAAACCAAAACGCGTGATCGTGCTCGGACGCCGGTAGATGCGTTTCTGGTAGCTGCACAAAAGGAGCGAAAGCTGAGTTTCTCGCCGGATGCCAGCAAGCTTTCGCTGATACGTCGCGCTTATCTGGATCTCACTGGTTTGCCGCCATCGCCGGAAGAGGTGGAGAAGTTCGTGAATGATACGGCACCGGATGCTTATGAAAAGTTAATCGAGAGCTTGCTTGAATCGAAGCATTACGGGGAGCGTTGGGGACGGCACTGGCTGGATATCGCGGGGTATGCGGATTCCGATGGTTACACGGATGTGGATACGGTGCGGCCGTATGCTTACAAGTATCGTGACTATGTCATCCGTTCTTTCAACGAGGACAAGCCGTTCAGTCAATTCCTGATGGAGCAACTGGCAGGTGATGAACTGGCCGGGACGCCTTATCCGAATTTCGCGCCGGACAAATTGGACAAGCTCATCGCTACTGGTTTTCTACGCATGGGTGCGGACGGCACGGCGACAGGTGGCATTGATCAGGACTTGGCACGGAATCAGGTGATCACGGATACGATCAAAATTGTGTCTACGTCTGTACTCGGTCTCTCAGTGGGATGCGCGCAATGCCACGATCATCGCTATGATCCGGTGACGCAGGAGGATTACTACCGGATGCGGGCAATCTTCGAGCCGGGTTACGATTGGAAGCAGTGGCGCAATCCGAACCAGCGTCTCGTGTCTCTCTACACTGCTGAAGACAAGGCAAAGGCGGCGGAGGTGGAGAAAGAGGCGCAGGCACTTGTGACGGAGCGCGATGCGAAGCAGAAGACTTATATCGAAGAGGCGTTGGTAAAAGAGTTGGAGAAATTCCCGGAAGAGAAACGGAAAGAGTTGCGTGCCGCAATCGATACGCCTGCGGCCAAGCGCACGGAGGAGCAGAAGCAACTGCTCAAGAGCAATCCCAGCGTGAATATCTCGCCGGGTGTACTCTATCAATACAACCAGAAGGCGGCGGATGAGATCAAAGCGTACGAGCCGAAGATCGCAGCGATTCGCGCGAAGAAGCCGGTGGAGGATTTCATCCAGCCGATGACGGAAGTGCCGGGAAAGATTCCGGTGACGTATCTGTTCCATCGCGGAGAACACGCGCAGCCGAAGCAGGCGATCAAGCCCGGGGAGCTGGGCATCCTTCGTCCTGCAACTGGCTACACGGAAATTCCCGAGAAGAATGCGGCGTTACCGACGACAGGCCGAAGGCTCGCTTATGCGCAATGGCTGACCAGTGATCAGCACCCACTCGTTGCGCGCGTATTCGTGAATCGTGTCTGGCTGCATCACTTCGGTCGCGGACTGGTGAACACACCGGCGGACTTTGGGTTCACAGGCGAGAAGCCATCGCATCCGGAACTGCTTGATTGGCTGGCGGCGGAGTTCCGCAAACAGAATTGGAGCGTGAAGTGGTTGCACCGGACGATCATGACTTCCACGGCGTATCGGCAATCTTCAGCGCGTGATGCGAAGAAGGCGGTGATCGATCCGGATAACCGGCTGTATTGGCGCAAGCCGGTGATGCGATTGGATGCGGAAGCATTGCGAGACAGCGTGCTGGCTGCGAGCGGTGTCTTGAACCCCAAGATGTTCGGCGCACCGGTGCCGGTGAAAGAAGATGCGGTGGGGCAAATCGTGGTAGGTATCGATAGCAAGGCGGAATCGAATACGCCGGGCAAGGATATCGCCATCGGCGATGAGGAATATCGGCGCAGTGTGTATATCCAGGTGCGACGGAGCCGCCCGTTGGCGATGCTGAATGTGTTCGATGCGCCAGTGATGGTGGTAAACTGCGAGCGGCGTAATTCTTCCACGGTGGCACCGCAATCGCTGATGCTGATGAACAGCGACTTCATTCTCAAGCAGGCGGGTTTGTTCGTCGATCGGCTTAAGCGGGAAGCGGGGAATGATCCGGTGAAGCAGATCGAGCAAGCGTGGCGGATCGCATTTGGGCGCAGTCCCTCGGCGGAGGAGAAGCAGATGGCGAGCGGCTTGCTCACGGGCCAGGCGGCGGAAGTGGAGCGGCGCAATGTGGAGGATCATCCGTGGCAGTATGGGTATGGTGCTTATGATGCGACGAACCGCGTGTTAAAGAATTTCACACCTTTCACGCAATGGACTGGAAATGCGTGGCAAGGCGGGAAGAAATTGCCGGATGAAAAGATCGGCTGGGCGTTTCTGAACTCAGGTGGCGGTCATCCGGGGACGGCTGTGTTCTCGCCGGTGCGGCGGTGGGTTTCGCCAGTGGATGGAACTATCATGGTCAGCGGCGGTTTGGGACATAGTTCAGCAGCAGGCGATGGTGTGCGGGCGTGGGTCTTGCACAGTCGCCTGGGGCCGCAAGGTGAATGGATCGCGCATAACCGTCATACGGAGACAACGGTGGCGCGCATCGAGGTGAAACGCGGCGACGTCTTGGACTTTGGTGTGGATTGTCAGCGGGATGAAAATTCCGATTCGTTCAACTGGGCGCCTACGATTGAACTTTTGAATCCAAATAAAGCGGCACGGGAGTGGTCAGCGCAGGCGGATTTCGCCGGACCATTTCAACCGGCACAGGCAGAGCGGCGCGCTTTAACGAGTCTTTGCCAGGCGTTGCTGAGCGCGAATGAATTCCTGTATATCGACTAA
- a CDS encoding ThuA domain-containing protein — protein sequence MKKLFLALALFSLAFHTEAADKKIIFIAGKISHGPLAHEHRAGSLLLQKCLANTPGITTVVYSNGWPSKVEGDRTVDDHSALEGASGIVIYSDGGGGHPVMPGDRLQVLGKLMDKGAGLACIHYAVEPTLQKGQKEFLEWIGGAFEVNWSVNPHWDGDFKTFPKHSIANGVNPFKTNDEWYFHMRFTEGMKGVTPILSAIPPESTMSRPDGHHSGNPDVRKAVANKEPQHVAWAYERPNGGRGFGFTGGHNHLGWKNDDQRKLVLNAILWVSKVSVPKDGVESKVTDEELMQNLDPKTPKKPAAAPVEKK from the coding sequence ATGAAAAAACTGTTTCTCGCATTGGCGCTATTCTCCTTGGCCTTCCACACTGAGGCTGCGGATAAGAAAATCATCTTCATCGCGGGTAAGATCAGCCACGGTCCGCTCGCTCATGAACATCGCGCTGGCTCCTTGCTCCTGCAAAAATGCCTGGCAAACACGCCCGGCATCACCACCGTGGTTTACAGCAATGGCTGGCCTTCAAAAGTGGAAGGGGACAGGACCGTAGACGACCACTCCGCACTCGAAGGCGCCTCGGGCATCGTGATTTACAGCGATGGCGGTGGTGGTCATCCCGTGATGCCCGGCGACCGCCTGCAAGTCCTCGGCAAACTCATGGATAAGGGCGCGGGGCTAGCCTGCATTCATTACGCCGTGGAACCTACATTGCAGAAAGGTCAAAAGGAATTCCTCGAATGGATCGGTGGCGCGTTCGAGGTCAACTGGTCCGTGAACCCGCACTGGGATGGCGATTTCAAAACCTTTCCAAAGCATTCGATTGCCAACGGTGTGAACCCCTTCAAAACGAATGACGAATGGTATTTTCACATGCGCTTCACGGAAGGCATGAAAGGCGTCACGCCCATCCTCTCCGCCATCCCGCCGGAAAGCACTATGAGCCGTCCCGATGGTCATCACAGCGGTAATCCAGACGTGCGTAAAGCCGTGGCAAACAAAGAACCGCAACACGTCGCTTGGGCTTATGAACGTCCGAATGGTGGACGCGGCTTCGGCTTCACCGGCGGCCACAACCACCTCGGCTGGAAAAACGATGACCAACGCAAGCTCGTGTTGAATGCGATCCTGTGGGTATCCAAAGTGAGCGTGCCGAAAGACGGCGTGGAATCCAAAGTGACAGATGAAGAGCTGATGCAAAACCTCGATCCGAAAACGCCGAAGAAACCTGCTGCGGCACCAGTTGAGAAGAAGTAA